From a single Halococcus hamelinensis 100A6 genomic region:
- a CDS encoding zinc ribbon domain-containing protein, which produces MTTRADDERGCPKCGHTGVDVGEMSTSGGVLPRMLGVQTNGFTVVSCTGCGYSERYRDTTSGSGDITDVVFG; this is translated from the coding sequence ATGACCACCAGGGCGGACGACGAGCGGGGCTGTCCGAAGTGCGGCCACACCGGAGTCGACGTCGGCGAGATGTCGACGTCGGGCGGCGTGCTCCCGAGGATGCTCGGCGTTCAGACGAACGGTTTCACGGTCGTCTCGTGTACCGGCTGCGGTTACTCCGAACGCTACCGCGACACCACCTCGGGGTCGGGCGACATCACCGACGTCGTCTTCGGCTGA
- a CDS encoding AAA family ATPase, which produces MDVTAANEETDAVLDALGATVIAERSLLETVLLGVLARGHVLFEDVPGTGKTLIARSTARALGLSFSRVQFTPDLLPADVTGTHIYNEGTSEFEFSPGPVFANVVLADEINRAPPKTQAALLEAMEEGQVTVDGETHDLPEPFFVLATQNPVEMAGTFELPEAQVDRFLVKTGVGYPDEAGEIELLRRRAAREERSPAVEEVLSAERVRALQTVPETVRVDEDLLAYLVAIARATRQRSTCSVGVSPRGTQRLFEAVRARAVLSGRDFVTPDDVKAIVPAVCAHRLVLTPDAAVENVEKRSVVADVLDSVPVPTV; this is translated from the coding sequence ATGGATGTCACGGCGGCGAACGAGGAGACCGACGCGGTCCTCGACGCCCTCGGCGCGACCGTGATCGCCGAGCGCTCGCTGCTCGAAACCGTGCTGCTGGGTGTGCTCGCCCGCGGTCATGTCCTCTTCGAGGACGTCCCCGGCACCGGCAAAACACTGATCGCCCGGAGCACCGCCCGCGCGCTCGGACTCTCTTTCTCCCGAGTCCAGTTCACCCCCGACCTCCTGCCCGCCGACGTCACGGGAACCCACATCTACAACGAGGGGACGAGCGAGTTCGAGTTCTCGCCCGGCCCGGTCTTCGCGAACGTCGTGCTCGCCGACGAGATCAACCGCGCGCCGCCGAAGACCCAGGCCGCACTGCTCGAAGCTATGGAGGAGGGCCAGGTCACCGTCGACGGCGAGACCCACGACCTCCCGGAGCCCTTCTTCGTGCTCGCGACCCAGAACCCCGTCGAGATGGCGGGCACCTTCGAACTCCCCGAGGCACAGGTCGACCGCTTCCTCGTCAAGACCGGGGTGGGCTACCCCGACGAAGCGGGCGAGATCGAACTCCTCCGTCGGCGGGCGGCGCGCGAAGAACGGAGCCCGGCGGTCGAGGAAGTCCTCTCGGCCGAACGGGTCCGCGCGCTGCAGACCGTGCCCGAGACCGTTCGTGTCGACGAGGACCTCCTCGCCTACCTCGTCGCCATCGCCCGGGCGACCCGCCAGCGCTCGACCTGTTCGGTCGGGGTCTCGCCACGGGGTACCCAGCGGCTGTTCGAGGCCGTCCGCGCCCGCGCGGTGCTCTCCGGTCGTGATTTCGTCACGCCCGACGACGTGAAGGCCATCGTCCCCGCCGTCTGCGCACATCGGCTGGTGCTCACGCCGGATGCTGCGGTTGAGAACGTCGAAAAACGGTCCGTGGTCGCCGACGTGCTGGACTCGGTTCCAGTGCCGACGGTCTGA
- a CDS encoding DUF7519 family protein, translated as MSSVIDRSPPRLSEGIAIVAGAVGALALAVSPAAFGLGALGTVTVGVGLYRRSHAAVTLGATGVFCGVLLAGIADAPPELLLLSTAGAVVAWDVATFAIDLGAELGRAAETRRLELVHAGASAGLALGAAIVGTLVYRFVGGGPALAPVVLLCGAVVLAIALRP; from the coding sequence GTGAGCAGCGTCATCGACCGCTCGCCGCCGCGACTGAGTGAAGGGATCGCGATCGTCGCGGGGGCGGTCGGCGCGCTCGCGCTCGCCGTCTCGCCCGCCGCGTTCGGCCTCGGTGCGCTCGGGACGGTCACCGTCGGTGTGGGGCTCTACCGGCGCTCGCACGCCGCCGTCACCCTCGGGGCGACGGGGGTGTTCTGTGGCGTCCTCCTCGCTGGTATCGCCGACGCACCGCCCGAACTCCTGCTGCTTTCGACCGCCGGCGCAGTGGTCGCGTGGGACGTCGCCACGTTCGCCATCGACCTCGGTGCGGAGCTCGGGCGGGCGGCCGAGACGAGGCGGCTCGAACTCGTTCACGCCGGTGCGAGCGCGGGGCTCGCGCTCGGCGCGGCGATCGTCGGCACACTGGTCTATCGGTTCGTCGGCGGCGGGCCGGCGCTCGCACCGGTCGTCCTCCTCTGTGGCGCGGTGGTACTCGCCATCGCCCTCAGACCGTAG